The following coding sequences lie in one Thermomicrobium sp. 4228-Ro genomic window:
- the leuB gene encoding 3-isopropylmalate dehydrogenase yields the protein MTEVHVLLLPGDGIGPEVLAAARRVLEVVGNQRGYRFVFAEDLVGGAAIDAYGTPLRDETIARALQSDAVFLGAVGGPKWDHLPKATRPEAGLLRLRKELGLFANLRPVRVFDALADATPLKPEVVRGVDLIVVRELTGGLYFGQPSELRREPSGRWAVDTLPYREEEIARIVDLAFQLARQRRHKVTSVDKANVLNTSALWREVATEIGARYPDVTLEHQLVDSCAMRLVARPRDFDVLVMENLFGDILSDEAAVLAGSLGMLPSASLHGRPPERPGSPVRRFGLYEPVHGSAPDIAGKGIANPIGAILSAAMLLRWSLDDEPAAAAVEQAVDVALASGARTADLARPGETPLGTEAFTGRVLEELDRLLG from the coding sequence GTGACCGAGGTACACGTGCTCCTACTCCCCGGCGACGGGATCGGGCCGGAAGTCCTGGCCGCCGCACGGCGAGTGCTCGAAGTGGTCGGGAACCAACGCGGGTACCGGTTCGTTTTCGCGGAAGACCTGGTCGGTGGTGCCGCCATCGACGCCTACGGGACACCGCTCCGCGACGAAACGATCGCCCGCGCGCTGCAGTCGGACGCAGTGTTCCTCGGAGCAGTCGGCGGCCCCAAGTGGGATCACTTGCCGAAGGCGACCCGTCCGGAAGCGGGTCTCCTGCGCTTGCGCAAGGAACTCGGCCTCTTCGCGAACCTGCGGCCGGTACGGGTCTTCGACGCACTGGCCGATGCGACACCGCTCAAGCCGGAGGTCGTGCGCGGCGTCGACCTCATCGTGGTGCGCGAGCTGACCGGTGGCCTCTATTTCGGGCAACCGTCGGAACTCCGCCGCGAGCCGAGTGGCCGCTGGGCAGTCGATACGTTGCCGTACCGGGAAGAGGAGATCGCTCGGATCGTCGATCTCGCTTTCCAGCTGGCCCGCCAGCGGCGGCACAAGGTGACGAGCGTCGACAAGGCCAATGTCCTCAACACGTCGGCGCTCTGGCGCGAGGTGGCGACCGAGATCGGAGCAAGGTACCCTGACGTGACACTCGAACACCAGCTCGTCGATTCGTGCGCGATGCGCCTCGTTGCCCGACCGCGCGACTTCGACGTCCTGGTCATGGAGAACCTGTTCGGCGACATCCTCAGCGACGAGGCGGCTGTCCTCGCTGGCTCGCTGGGGATGCTTCCCTCGGCCAGCCTGCACGGACGCCCGCCGGAACGACCAGGGTCCCCGGTACGCCGATTCGGCCTCTACGAACCGGTACACGGGTCGGCACCCGACATCGCCGGCAAGGGGATCGCCAACCCGATCGGTGCCATCCTGAGCGCGGCCATGCTCCTGCGCTGGTCACTCGACGACGAGCCAGCTGCAGCAGCCGTCGAGCAGGCAGTGGATGTCGCACTCGCCAGCGGCGCCCGCACGGCCGACCTGGCGCGGCCGGGCGAGACGCCGCTCGGTACGGAAGCCTTCACTGGGCGCGTGCTCGAAGAACTCGATCGCTTGCTCGGATGA
- the leuD gene encoding 3-isopropylmalate dehydratase small subunit, translating into MPMRGRVWKFGDNIDTDVIIPARYLVTIDPQELAQHVMEDIDPEFASKVRPGDIIVAGRNFGCGSSREHAPIAIKAAGVQAVVAESFARIFFRNAINIGLPVVEAPEAVRETETGDELEIDTENGIVRNLRTGKTYKATQYDEFIQHIIRAGGLLNAVRERLAAHKAAEAGQ; encoded by the coding sequence GTGCCGATGCGCGGGCGAGTGTGGAAGTTCGGCGACAATATCGACACCGACGTCATCATCCCGGCCCGCTACCTGGTGACGATCGATCCCCAGGAGCTGGCCCAGCACGTGATGGAAGATATCGACCCGGAGTTCGCGAGCAAGGTACGACCCGGCGACATCATCGTTGCCGGTCGTAACTTCGGCTGTGGCTCGTCACGCGAGCACGCCCCGATCGCGATCAAGGCGGCCGGGGTTCAGGCAGTCGTTGCCGAATCGTTCGCGCGGATCTTCTTCCGGAACGCAATCAACATCGGATTGCCGGTCGTCGAGGCACCGGAAGCGGTACGCGAGACCGAGACCGGTGACGAACTCGAGATCGATACCGAGAACGGGATCGTCCGCAATCTCCGGACCGGTAAGACCTACAAGGCGACCCAGTACGACGAATTCATCCAGCATATCATCCGGGCCGGTGGACTCTTGAACGCCGTGCGCGAGCGTCTGGCCGCACACAAGGCAGCGGAGGCCGGGCAGTGA
- the leuC gene encoding 3-isopropylmalate dehydratase large subunit, producing MGMTMAEKILARAAGRSRVEPGEIVEVAVDLVMTNDITAPLSIAEFKKLGVDRVFDPKKVVFVPDHFVPAKDIKAAEQSKIMREFALEQGAIYFEIGRAGIEHVVLPEHGLTRPGMVIIGADSHTCTYGAFNTFATGMGSTDIAAAMATGTTWMRVPPTIKFVYKGKLPPFVTGKDLILYTIGQIGVDGALYACMEFTGPVIDELPMDDRITMANMAIEAGAKTGIFACDDKTRAWLAQVTSEPYEPVDSDPDAHYAQVIEFDVSNLRPLVALPHLPSNVRPADEVRDLPIDQVVIGSCTNGRLSDLRIAAEILKGRQVHPRVRCIVIPGSQEVAKQATKEGLVDIFLEAGAVFSVSTCGPCLGGYMGVLAKGERCVSTTNRNFRGRMGHRESEVILASPAVAAASAVLGRVASPFELN from the coding sequence ATGGGCATGACGATGGCTGAAAAGATCCTGGCACGGGCGGCTGGGCGGAGCCGTGTCGAGCCAGGTGAGATCGTCGAGGTTGCCGTCGACCTGGTGATGACCAACGACATCACCGCACCGCTGTCGATCGCCGAGTTCAAGAAGCTCGGTGTCGACCGCGTCTTCGACCCCAAGAAGGTCGTCTTCGTCCCCGATCACTTCGTGCCGGCCAAGGACATCAAAGCGGCCGAGCAGTCGAAGATCATGCGCGAGTTCGCACTCGAACAGGGTGCGATCTATTTCGAGATCGGCCGGGCTGGTATCGAGCATGTGGTGCTTCCCGAGCACGGCCTGACGCGCCCCGGTATGGTCATCATCGGTGCCGACTCGCATACCTGCACCTACGGTGCCTTCAACACCTTCGCGACCGGTATGGGCTCGACCGATATCGCGGCAGCGATGGCGACCGGTACCACCTGGATGCGGGTACCACCGACGATCAAGTTCGTCTATAAAGGAAAGTTGCCGCCGTTCGTGACTGGGAAGGACTTGATCCTCTATACGATCGGACAGATCGGCGTCGACGGCGCACTCTACGCCTGCATGGAGTTCACCGGGCCGGTTATCGACGAGTTGCCGATGGACGACCGTATCACGATGGCCAATATGGCGATCGAGGCCGGTGCCAAGACGGGGATCTTCGCTTGCGACGACAAGACCCGCGCGTGGCTGGCCCAGGTGACTTCCGAACCCTACGAGCCGGTCGATAGCGACCCCGATGCGCACTACGCGCAGGTCATCGAGTTCGACGTCTCCAACCTGCGCCCGCTGGTCGCGCTGCCACACCTGCCATCGAACGTGCGCCCGGCTGACGAGGTGCGCGACCTGCCGATCGACCAGGTCGTCATCGGCTCCTGCACCAACGGGCGGCTGAGTGACTTGCGCATCGCCGCAGAAATTCTCAAAGGACGGCAGGTACACCCCCGCGTGCGCTGTATCGTGATACCCGGCAGCCAGGAGGTCGCCAAGCAGGCGACCAAGGAAGGCCTGGTCGACATCTTCCTCGAGGCCGGCGCCGTCTTCTCGGTCTCGACCTGCGGTCCCTGCCTCGGTGGCTACATGGGCGTCCTGGCCAAGGGTGAACGCTGCGTCTCGACGACCAACCGCAACTTCCGCGGGCGCATGGGGCACCGCGAGTCGGAAGTGATCTTGGCCAGCCCGGCCGTCGCTGCTGCCAGCGCTGTCCTGGGACGCGTGGCTTCGCCGTTCGAGCTCAACTGA
- a CDS encoding 2-isopropylmalate synthase — translation MSERVIIFDTTLRDGEQSPGATMTEDEKVEVARQLVKLGVDIIEAGFPAASPGDLRAVQRISREVKGVTICALARANQQDIDAAWEGVREAEQPRIHTFIATSPIHMEYKLRKTPEQVLEAARFAVRAAKRYVGDVEFSAEDATRSDWDFLCRVFAAAIEEGATTINIPDTVGYAVPHEFAELVRYVMEHTPGIEKVTVSVHCHNDLGLATANTLAAIRVGARQAEVTINGIGERAGNTALEEVVMALHVRRDVFGAIQPRIVTEQIVPTSKLVQRITGIQVQPNKAIVGANAFAHEAGIHQDGMLKHRMTYEIMTPQSVGWEASRLVLGKHSGRAGFRARLKELGYGDLAPERIEQLYQRFIELCDRKKTVTDADIIAIVEDQLAQVPQRYVLKGWRAHSGSDGRAEAWVKLEVDGIDREASATGNGQIDALFKAIDRLVGRRCELEAFHVDAVSPGEDAQGQVTVHLRCGMQVYNGRGVATDVIEASIRAYLMALNRAALTATVPVSGGE, via the coding sequence ATGAGCGAGCGAGTCATCATTTTCGATACGACACTGCGCGACGGCGAGCAGTCGCCGGGCGCGACGATGACCGAAGACGAGAAGGTCGAAGTAGCCCGCCAGCTGGTCAAGCTGGGTGTCGACATCATCGAGGCAGGGTTCCCGGCGGCGTCACCGGGAGACCTCCGTGCAGTCCAGCGGATCAGTCGCGAGGTGAAGGGGGTCACTATCTGCGCTCTGGCCCGCGCCAACCAGCAGGACATCGATGCTGCCTGGGAAGGGGTGCGCGAGGCCGAGCAGCCGCGCATCCACACCTTCATCGCCACCTCGCCGATCCACATGGAGTACAAGCTGCGCAAGACTCCAGAGCAGGTCCTCGAGGCCGCTCGCTTCGCGGTACGCGCCGCCAAGCGCTACGTCGGCGACGTCGAGTTCTCGGCGGAGGACGCGACCCGTTCCGACTGGGACTTCCTGTGCCGGGTCTTCGCAGCTGCGATCGAAGAAGGGGCGACGACGATCAATATCCCGGACACGGTCGGGTATGCTGTCCCGCACGAGTTCGCCGAACTCGTCCGCTATGTCATGGAGCACACACCCGGCATCGAGAAGGTTACGGTGAGCGTGCACTGCCACAACGACCTCGGACTGGCGACCGCCAATACGCTGGCAGCCATCCGCGTCGGTGCCCGGCAAGCTGAGGTAACGATCAACGGAATCGGCGAGCGAGCCGGCAACACGGCGCTCGAAGAGGTGGTCATGGCCCTGCACGTCCGGCGCGACGTGTTCGGCGCGATTCAGCCGCGTATCGTGACCGAGCAGATCGTACCGACCTCCAAGCTGGTTCAGCGTATCACTGGAATCCAGGTCCAGCCCAACAAGGCGATCGTCGGTGCCAATGCGTTCGCCCACGAGGCAGGAATCCACCAGGACGGTATGCTCAAACACCGGATGACGTACGAGATCATGACGCCGCAGTCGGTCGGCTGGGAAGCGAGCCGCCTGGTGCTCGGCAAGCACTCCGGCCGGGCTGGCTTCCGGGCACGTCTGAAAGAACTCGGCTACGGCGACCTGGCACCGGAGCGGATCGAGCAGCTCTATCAGCGCTTCATCGAGCTTTGCGACCGCAAGAAGACGGTGACCGATGCCGACATCATCGCCATCGTCGAAGATCAGCTGGCCCAGGTTCCGCAACGCTACGTCCTCAAGGGCTGGCGTGCCCATTCCGGTTCCGACGGGCGTGCCGAGGCCTGGGTCAAGCTGGAAGTCGACGGGATCGACCGCGAGGCGTCAGCGACCGGCAACGGCCAGATCGACGCGCTGTTCAAGGCGATCGACCGGTTGGTCGGCCGCCGCTGCGAACTGGAGGCCTTCCACGTCGATGCCGTCAGTCCGGGCGAGGACGCGCAGGGCCAGGTGACCGTGCACCTGCGCTGCGGGATGCAGGTCTATAATGGCCGCGGCGTCGCGACGGACGTCATCGAGGCCAGTATCCGCGCCTATCTCATGGCGCTGAACCGCGCTGCATTGACTGCGACAGTACCGGTAAGTGGAGGTGAGTGA
- a CDS encoding heme-binding domain-containing protein, translated as MAAPTTVVHTARSRWRRVALVAGGVLVALFIALQGIALALPRTNPPVIAEPNWDSPQTRELFMRACGDCHSNQTNWRWYTYVAPAAFLAYRDVTDGRQKCNVSEWGVGGEAKCDESVEQIQKGTMPPWFYLPVHPEANLSAQEKQQLIQGLIATFGEGGEGGGGGEGGEQRNRQAAPEQENGEEEEGSTSLPVAIRPS; from the coding sequence ATGGCCGCACCGACAACAGTCGTACACACGGCACGATCGCGCTGGCGACGGGTCGCGCTGGTCGCTGGCGGCGTGCTCGTCGCGCTCTTCATCGCCTTGCAGGGCATCGCCCTGGCACTGCCACGGACGAACCCGCCCGTCATCGCCGAACCCAACTGGGACAGTCCGCAGACACGCGAACTCTTCATGCGGGCCTGCGGCGACTGCCACTCCAACCAGACGAACTGGCGCTGGTACACCTACGTCGCTCCGGCTGCCTTCCTGGCCTACCGCGACGTCACCGACGGACGGCAGAAGTGCAACGTTTCCGAGTGGGGGGTGGGTGGCGAAGCGAAGTGCGACGAATCGGTCGAGCAGATCCAGAAAGGCACGATGCCGCCGTGGTTCTACCTGCCGGTCCATCCGGAAGCGAATCTTTCAGCGCAGGAGAAGCAGCAACTCATCCAGGGACTGATCGCGACCTTCGGTGAAGGTGGGGAAGGTGGGGGAGGTGGAGAAGGTGGCGAACAGCGCAACCGTCAGGCAGCGCCGGAACAGGAGAACGGCGAAGAAGAGGAAGGTTCGACCAGTCTGCCCGTCGCAATCCGCCCCTCGTGA
- a CDS encoding aromatic ring-opening dioxygenase subunit LigB has product MGIVFGAVAPHGFPIIPELSDDAEGGLATRAAMGVLAQRCASARPDVLVVATPHGVRVDGMVCLAYTARGAGTLRWHGRQIEMNVPLDRAATEAIAEAARELGVPIALAGFAGNRWDQSVIPLDWGTMTPLWFLGHGRNLAGHGDVLAPPPEEDTGPPVVVVTPSRRVPRDLLVTFGEAVAVAAERDGRRFAFIASCDWAHTHRADGPYGFHPDAAEVDRIVVEALAANDPGRLIDLPEEKATNAAIDGLWQTLMLAGVMRRVPMRGEVLCYEAPSYYSMIVAAFEPITMTPA; this is encoded by the coding sequence ATGGGAATCGTTTTCGGGGCGGTGGCTCCGCACGGGTTTCCGATCATCCCGGAACTCTCCGACGATGCCGAGGGTGGTCTCGCGACGCGGGCAGCGATGGGGGTGCTCGCCCAGCGGTGTGCGTCTGCGCGACCGGACGTCCTGGTCGTGGCGACGCCGCACGGCGTCCGTGTCGATGGGATGGTCTGTCTGGCCTATACGGCACGCGGTGCCGGGACGTTGCGCTGGCACGGGCGGCAGATCGAGATGAACGTGCCGCTCGATCGGGCAGCGACGGAAGCGATCGCGGAAGCCGCGCGCGAACTGGGCGTGCCGATCGCGCTGGCGGGGTTCGCCGGCAACCGGTGGGACCAATCGGTGATTCCGCTCGATTGGGGCACCATGACGCCACTCTGGTTCCTCGGTCACGGGCGGAACCTGGCCGGCCACGGTGACGTGCTGGCGCCGCCGCCGGAGGAGGATACCGGCCCGCCGGTCGTCGTCGTGACGCCCTCGCGGCGCGTGCCGCGTGACCTGCTCGTGACGTTCGGTGAAGCGGTCGCGGTGGCTGCCGAGCGCGACGGGCGGCGGTTCGCCTTCATCGCGAGCTGCGACTGGGCGCATACGCACCGAGCCGATGGGCCGTACGGGTTCCACCCGGATGCAGCGGAAGTCGATCGCATCGTGGTCGAGGCGTTGGCAGCCAACGATCCGGGCCGGCTGATCGACCTCCCGGAGGAGAAAGCGACCAACGCCGCGATCGATGGTCTGTGGCAGACGCTGATGTTGGCAGGTGTCATGCGTCGCGTGCCGATGCGAGGCGAGGTGCTCTGTTACGAGGCGCCGAGCTACTACAGTATGATCGTTGCGGCGTTCGAGCCGATCACCATGACACCAGCTTGA
- a CDS encoding alpha/beta hydrolase, which yields MSVFERIDPELAATLAAFPEELLLDLRDIALARRRIVVLREALASLMPPLPSDVAITDEFAPNTYDGTAVRVRLYRPAAAQGTLPALVWIHGGGYVMGTPEMNDPQCAEFARSLPALVASVDYRLAPEHPYPAPLEDCYAALRWVHERAEQLGVDRERIAIGGASAGGGLAAALALLARDRGEVPVRFQLLIYPMLDDRNETPSSYEITDRRLIWTREWNVVGWRAYLGREPGGPDVPAYAAPARAENLAGLPPAYVMVGTADLFRDEDIAYAQRLMQAGVLTELHVFAGAFHGFDAFVPSAWVSQRANAEVLAVLQRALAG from the coding sequence ATGTCGGTGTTCGAACGAATCGACCCAGAACTCGCGGCAACGCTCGCCGCATTCCCGGAGGAGCTCCTCCTCGATCTGCGCGATATCGCGCTGGCACGGCGCCGCATCGTGGTGTTGCGCGAGGCGCTGGCGAGCCTGATGCCGCCGCTCCCGTCCGACGTTGCCATCACTGACGAGTTCGCTCCGAACACATACGATGGCACGGCGGTGCGTGTTCGCCTCTACCGGCCAGCCGCGGCGCAGGGCACACTCCCGGCGCTGGTCTGGATCCATGGTGGGGGCTACGTAATGGGGACGCCGGAGATGAACGACCCGCAGTGCGCCGAGTTCGCGCGCTCGTTACCAGCGCTCGTCGCTTCGGTCGACTACCGCCTGGCACCCGAGCATCCGTATCCCGCGCCACTCGAGGACTGCTACGCAGCGCTCCGCTGGGTGCACGAGCGAGCTGAGCAACTCGGTGTCGACCGCGAGCGGATCGCGATCGGTGGGGCGAGCGCCGGTGGGGGACTCGCTGCAGCGCTGGCCTTGCTCGCTCGCGACCGTGGCGAGGTCCCGGTGCGGTTCCAACTGCTCATCTACCCGATGCTGGACGACCGCAACGAGACACCGTCGAGCTACGAGATCACCGACCGTCGCCTCATCTGGACGCGCGAGTGGAACGTCGTCGGTTGGCGCGCCTACCTCGGTCGGGAACCGGGCGGCCCCGATGTTCCGGCCTATGCAGCACCGGCACGGGCCGAGAACCTGGCCGGATTACCACCAGCCTATGTCATGGTCGGTACGGCTGACCTCTTCCGGGACGAAGACATCGCCTACGCGCAGCGGCTCATGCAGGCTGGTGTGCTGACCGAACTGCACGTCTTCGCCGGGGCCTTCCACGGCTTCGATGCGTTCGTGCCCTCCGCCTGGGTCAGCCAGCGGGCGAACGCCGAGGTACTCGCAGTCTTGCAGCGGGCGCTCGCTGGCTAG
- a CDS encoding phenylacetate--CoA ligase family protein: protein MGERRYWNEEMETIDPARLWKLEDERLRWQLRWVWERSPFYQQKFREAGIDPLTIGRDTLHLLPFTVKDEVRKTQEDYPPLGGHACVPFHEVVRIHASSGTTGKPTLVGLTEADSRTWNEILARFFWATGVRPGTRVWLAVTLGWYIAGLSFYEALRQMGATVYPSGTMEASRTFNVIRRAGVDYMVSSPTFVNYLTNVARERLGIDPASFGLKAMALGGEPGAGVPQIRQQIEETWQCKVYDAMGTADFAPILWTECEAQAGMHFIGQGFVIAEFVDPATGQPVEPKEGMLAELVYTAIARECVPLIRFRIGDLVRIEGTGTCECGRTGIRIRCVGRVDDMFIVRGVNVFPSAVADVIASFRPRVTGEFQIRLPARGLPIEPPVPIVVELGPEPGDLQKLKKDIEEAIRAQLIFRAVVHLVPKGELAPTGSMKRQVIVRSE from the coding sequence ATGGGCGAGCGACGGTACTGGAACGAGGAAATGGAGACGATCGATCCAGCCAGGTTGTGGAAACTGGAGGACGAGCGACTTCGCTGGCAGCTCCGCTGGGTCTGGGAGCGATCCCCTTTCTACCAGCAGAAGTTCCGCGAAGCCGGAATCGATCCGCTGACGATCGGTCGCGATACGCTCCATTTGCTCCCGTTCACGGTCAAAGACGAAGTCCGGAAAACGCAAGAGGACTATCCCCCGCTCGGTGGTCACGCCTGCGTTCCCTTCCACGAGGTCGTCCGGATTCACGCCTCATCGGGGACGACCGGTAAGCCGACACTCGTCGGGTTGACGGAAGCTGATTCGCGAACCTGGAACGAGATCCTCGCCCGCTTCTTCTGGGCGACTGGGGTACGGCCGGGAACGCGCGTCTGGCTCGCGGTGACGCTCGGCTGGTACATCGCTGGTCTCAGCTTCTACGAGGCACTGCGCCAGATGGGCGCGACTGTCTACCCGTCCGGCACGATGGAAGCGTCCCGGACGTTCAACGTTATCCGCCGGGCAGGGGTCGACTACATGGTCTCGAGTCCGACCTTCGTCAATTACCTGACGAACGTCGCACGCGAGCGATTGGGTATCGACCCCGCCTCGTTCGGACTCAAGGCGATGGCCCTCGGTGGCGAGCCGGGTGCTGGGGTACCGCAGATCCGGCAACAGATCGAAGAAACCTGGCAGTGCAAGGTCTACGACGCGATGGGCACTGCCGACTTCGCCCCCATCCTCTGGACGGAGTGCGAAGCACAGGCTGGCATGCACTTCATCGGCCAGGGATTCGTCATCGCCGAGTTCGTCGACCCGGCCACCGGCCAGCCGGTCGAGCCGAAGGAGGGGATGTTGGCGGAACTCGTCTATACCGCCATCGCGCGCGAGTGCGTCCCGCTCATCCGCTTCCGGATCGGTGACCTCGTCCGGATCGAAGGAACGGGCACGTGCGAATGCGGCCGCACCGGGATTCGGATCCGGTGCGTCGGGCGCGTGGACGACATGTTCATCGTCCGCGGCGTCAACGTCTTCCCGAGTGCGGTCGCAGACGTCATCGCCTCGTTCCGCCCACGCGTGACCGGTGAATTCCAGATCCGTCTTCCGGCCCGCGGCCTACCGATCGAGCCTCCGGTACCAATCGTCGTCGAACTCGGCCCTGAGCCCGGCGACCTCCAAAAGCTCAAAAAGGACATCGAAGAAGCGATCCGCGCGCAGCTGATCTTCCGAGCCGTCGTCCACCTCGTCCCCAAAGGTGAACTCGCTCCGACCGGCAGCATGAAGCGCCAGGTGATCGTCCGGAGCGAGTAG
- a CDS encoding HAD-IIA family hydrolase, with the protein MTVSHVDLRTVRGFVFDVDGTLILSESPDWSGAVPLPGAVELLQWLREQGYPFALFTSGSTHRPEIYATRLRAAGLPIEDWQVITTGVTAAEIIATDYPGRSVYVLGEEGTVAPLQARGIRVVDGKEGETAGVVLVGWSRSLTYDQLDIACRAVWNGADLLVTSAARAFVSKRGLKPGWSWSIAIAIAETTGKHPRVVGKPSVEALRAVARLLGTEIAATAVVGDDPDLELRMGRDAGAPTVQVRTGRGSEPIETPLLGDLVVSGVGELLELLREACMREGAADR; encoded by the coding sequence ATGACCGTCTCGCACGTCGATCTCCGTACCGTCCGTGGGTTCGTGTTCGACGTCGACGGCACGCTCATCCTTTCGGAAAGCCCGGACTGGAGCGGAGCCGTCCCGCTACCGGGTGCAGTCGAGCTCCTGCAGTGGCTCCGGGAACAGGGTTACCCCTTCGCACTGTTCACCAGTGGCAGCACGCACCGGCCGGAGATCTACGCCACACGCTTGCGCGCAGCTGGCCTCCCGATCGAGGACTGGCAAGTCATCACGACCGGGGTGACCGCCGCCGAGATCATCGCGACCGACTACCCCGGGCGTTCCGTCTACGTGCTCGGCGAGGAGGGCACGGTCGCGCCGCTCCAGGCCCGGGGCATTCGGGTCGTCGACGGGAAGGAAGGGGAGACAGCCGGAGTCGTCCTCGTTGGCTGGAGCCGATCGTTGACGTATGATCAACTCGACATCGCCTGCCGCGCGGTGTGGAACGGCGCTGATCTCCTGGTCACGTCAGCGGCACGCGCCTTCGTCTCCAAGCGGGGGCTCAAGCCCGGGTGGTCGTGGTCGATCGCGATCGCGATCGCCGAGACGACCGGCAAGCACCCGCGCGTGGTCGGCAAGCCCTCGGTCGAAGCGCTCCGTGCCGTCGCGCGCTTGCTGGGAACGGAGATCGCTGCGACTGCTGTCGTCGGCGACGATCCTGACCTCGAACTACGGATGGGACGTGACGCGGGAGCCCCGACCGTTCAAGTGCGGACTGGACGCGGCAGCGAACCGATCGAGACACCGCTTCTCGGTGATCTCGTCGTGAGCGGTGTCGGGGAGCTCCTCGAGCTCCTCCGGGAAGCGTGCATGCGGGAAGGAGCAGCCGACCGGTGA
- a CDS encoding biotin carboxyl carrier protein, which translates to MAKRIRLIDVTLRDGNQSLWSAIGIDTRTVVEVAPWLDRSGFKCIDFTTSTHMAISVRYHREDPYEKIRLARQLMPNTPLIFMTTGMRFITWEPAPRTIIRLAMRVVIRHGIRRIQIVEPMNNMSALLEAARIAREEGAETVVAGLVYSISPVHTDEFYVRCAEELAREPHLIDTVYIKDPSGLLTPERVQTIVPALQRALGEDMPLEIHSHCNMGMAPLCYLKAAELGVETVHTAIPPLAEGTSLPSIYRTVANLRELGCEVEIDLEPLQHVSEHLFRLARRKGYPIGQPLEYDVSYYRHQVPGGMITTLRRHLKEAGAEHRFEDVLEEIVRVRAELGYPIMVTPYSQLVATQALMNLESRERYEKVPDEVIKYVLGRYGPPPAPIDPWVKERVLSLPRARELDVPIAEPTLEELRREFGGTIPDEELLLRWALPGDQVDAALARKTGNVGVNGNGLSHPLTQLIAEVARRPTISFFHFEKDGIRLTLSRQATHQAGTGRTQGT; encoded by the coding sequence ATGGCCAAGCGCATCAGGCTCATCGACGTCACCCTCCGCGACGGAAACCAGAGCCTCTGGAGTGCGATCGGCATCGATACGCGCACGGTCGTCGAGGTCGCTCCCTGGCTCGACCGTTCCGGATTCAAATGCATCGACTTCACGACCAGCACGCACATGGCGATCAGCGTGCGTTATCACCGCGAGGATCCTTACGAGAAGATCCGGCTGGCCCGTCAGCTCATGCCGAACACGCCACTCATCTTCATGACGACCGGCATGCGTTTCATCACCTGGGAGCCAGCACCGCGGACCATCATTCGCCTCGCCATGCGCGTCGTGATCCGGCATGGTATCCGCCGCATCCAAATCGTTGAGCCAATGAACAACATGAGCGCGCTGCTCGAGGCAGCCCGGATCGCCCGCGAGGAAGGAGCGGAAACGGTCGTCGCGGGACTCGTGTACAGCATCAGCCCCGTGCACACCGACGAGTTCTACGTGCGCTGCGCCGAGGAGCTGGCCCGCGAGCCGCACCTCATCGATACGGTCTATATCAAGGACCCGTCCGGCCTCCTCACGCCGGAGCGAGTCCAGACGATCGTGCCAGCGTTACAGCGCGCGCTCGGCGAGGACATGCCGCTCGAGATCCACTCGCACTGCAACATGGGCATGGCACCGCTCTGTTATCTCAAGGCAGCTGAGCTCGGTGTCGAGACAGTGCACACGGCCATCCCACCGCTCGCCGAAGGTACCTCGCTTCCGTCCATCTACCGCACGGTCGCGAACCTCCGCGAGCTGGGTTGCGAGGTCGAGATCGATCTGGAGCCGCTTCAGCATGTCTCGGAGCACCTGTTCCGCCTCGCCCGACGCAAGGGTTATCCGATCGGGCAGCCGCTCGAGTACGACGTGTCCTACTACCGCCACCAGGTACCAGGCGGGATGATCACGACGCTCCGCCGCCACCTCAAGGAGGCTGGGGCTGAGCACCGCTTCGAGGACGTCCTCGAGGAGATCGTGCGCGTCCGGGCCGAGCTGGGCTACCCGATCATGGTCACGCCCTACTCGCAGCTCGTCGCCACGCAAGCCCTCATGAACCTCGAATCGCGCGAACGCTACGAGAAGGTACCGGACGAGGTCATCAAGTATGTCCTCGGACGCTACGGCCCGCCACCAGCACCGATCGACCCCTGGGTCAAGGAGCGCGTTCTCTCGCTGCCCCGGGCACGCGAACTGGACGTCCCCATCGCCGAACCGACGCTGGAGGAGCTGCGTCGCGAGTTCGGCGGCACGATTCCCGACGAAGAGCTGCTCCTGCGCTGGGCTCTTCCCGGTGACCAGGTCGATGCCGCACTCGCTCGCAAGACAGGGAATGTCGGGGTGAACGGGAACGGACTGTCCCATCCGCTCACCCAGTTGATCGCCGAGGTCGCACGACGGCCGACGATCAGCTTCTTCCACTTCGAGAAAGACGGAATTCGCCTGACGCTCAGTCGGCAGGCGACGCACCAGGCCGGAACAGGAAGGACGCAAGGCACATGA